Proteins from a single region of Paraglaciecola sp. T6c:
- a CDS encoding PAS domain-containing hybrid sensor histidine kinase/response regulator has protein sequence MALGWMVLAIVYLMGLFWVAKWGDGKSPLAKRISSHPAIYSLALAIYCTAWTFFGSVGEASRDTWDYLPIFLGPMLLYLFGYRFLRKLIAVSKRQHITTIADFISSRYGKRQTIALLVTLIALLAIIPYIALQLKAVGSAFLMVSGQTHAELVVLGATTFIALFSIYFGTQHTDVTEYRRGLMVAISFESVIKLCALIAVASFGYLTYSQHSDTPLLQEFTTLNALGNIWSFSFFAQTLMAAGAVVCLPRQFHVAIVDNLKLSHLKTARWLFPLYLLCIAILIPIISAAGDDMFRLTSQEPDTYVLGMAMNSGNMLLQVLVFVGGLSAATAMIIVATLTLSTMLTNDVILPNLLAEHRGAGVPPNFTKRILLIRRLVIAAILSLAYLYYQQMTDSRTLASIGLIAFSLVIQLLPAIVGGLYWKRGHAQGVYAGLMAGIGSWILWLMLPLLNDAGQNLILNDTINAVAIYSLLANTFAYVLFSYVADVRLIDRIQAEAFVTTTDDKSKHHNAPRTHTTVEDLHTLLSTFLGEKRCKQLLSDYQQRNGHILNPAESATEEFVLFSERALGGVIGASSAKALVDSAISGKKLNFEEVVNFFDDTTQAIQFNMSALVASLESLEQGISVIDRDLNLVAWNKSYLALFSYPANMIRVGRPVEDLVRYNAQRGECGAGEVEILVQKRLEHMRKGTSHRFLRQRSDGRTLEMIGTPLPGGGFVTSFNDVTEHIETQHALKEANIDLENRIQKRSQEVQTINAELRLEIQRRADAETQLVSARKVAEQANASKTRFLALASHDILQPLNAAKLYLGALEEAKLNDDARQTVGKLSNSIQASEALIATLLDIARIDQGELKPEYKAINVRDVLQPLIAEFELIAEHKGLQLRSRVADVWVKTDRTYLYRIMQNFVSNALKYTQTGGVLVSVRTKGENVAFDVFDTGSGIAPDQLDKIFGDFYRISGHQQQGVGLGLGVVQRLASILDANLTVASRINHGSRFSIQLPSSRPIETNSPVQINKVGFHDLKVLCVDDQSQNLDALQSLLAKWKVVSHSEQTPSAALASLGHFVPDVILMDFQLSSDIDGLQLIEQLRERICDIHANNVPAILITANIELELVQRCKEQGCGYLSKPVKPAKLRALLQAAQAEVVRQ, from the coding sequence ATGGCTTTAGGTTGGATGGTATTAGCCATCGTCTATTTGATGGGATTGTTTTGGGTAGCCAAATGGGGAGACGGGAAGAGCCCTCTGGCCAAACGTATTAGCTCACACCCTGCAATTTATTCGCTGGCACTGGCAATTTACTGTACCGCGTGGACTTTTTTTGGCTCTGTCGGCGAGGCATCAAGAGATACATGGGATTATTTGCCCATCTTTTTAGGCCCCATGTTGTTGTATTTGTTCGGGTATCGCTTCTTGCGCAAACTGATTGCGGTGAGTAAACGTCAGCACATTACCACGATTGCCGATTTCATTTCGTCTCGTTACGGTAAGCGTCAAACTATCGCCTTACTCGTCACCTTAATAGCGCTGTTAGCCATTATTCCTTATATCGCTTTGCAACTAAAAGCCGTTGGTTCAGCATTTTTAATGGTATCAGGCCAGACTCATGCGGAGCTAGTGGTGCTAGGCGCCACCACGTTTATTGCTTTGTTCTCTATCTATTTCGGTACTCAGCACACAGATGTGACTGAGTACCGGCGCGGGTTAATGGTAGCAATTTCCTTTGAGTCGGTGATTAAATTATGCGCTTTGATTGCCGTGGCTAGTTTTGGGTATCTAACATATTCACAACATTCCGATACTCCGTTACTGCAAGAGTTCACCACCCTTAACGCACTGGGCAATATATGGTCATTCTCATTTTTTGCACAAACCCTCATGGCCGCTGGCGCAGTAGTATGTCTGCCTCGCCAGTTTCACGTCGCTATTGTAGATAACTTAAAGCTCAGTCACTTAAAAACCGCTCGTTGGTTATTCCCACTGTACTTATTGTGTATCGCGATCCTGATCCCAATTATTTCTGCGGCAGGAGACGACATGTTCCGCTTAACCAGCCAAGAGCCAGATACATACGTGCTAGGCATGGCGATGAATAGCGGCAATATGTTATTACAAGTACTGGTATTTGTAGGTGGCTTATCTGCTGCCACAGCGATGATCATCGTCGCCACGTTAACCCTGAGCACCATGCTGACCAACGATGTAATTTTGCCGAATTTGTTAGCGGAGCATCGCGGCGCAGGTGTTCCGCCCAATTTCACTAAACGCATTCTGCTTATTCGCCGTTTGGTTATCGCTGCTATTTTGTCTTTAGCCTATTTGTATTATCAACAAATGACTGACAGTCGTACTCTTGCCTCTATTGGACTGATCGCATTTTCTCTGGTCATACAGTTGTTACCCGCCATTGTCGGCGGTTTATATTGGAAGCGAGGCCATGCGCAAGGGGTTTACGCTGGCCTAATGGCCGGTATTGGCTCATGGATATTGTGGTTAATGCTGCCTTTGTTAAATGACGCAGGGCAAAACCTGATACTCAACGACACCATTAACGCCGTCGCCATTTATAGCTTGCTCGCCAACACCTTTGCTTATGTGTTGTTTTCCTATGTGGCAGATGTTCGTCTAATTGATCGCATTCAAGCGGAGGCCTTTGTCACCACCACGGATGACAAGTCAAAACATCATAATGCGCCTCGCACCCACACCACAGTTGAAGATTTACACACGTTATTAAGCACCTTTTTAGGGGAGAAACGGTGTAAACAATTGCTAAGTGATTACCAACAACGTAACGGCCATATTCTAAATCCAGCGGAGTCTGCCACTGAAGAGTTTGTACTCTTTAGCGAACGAGCTCTTGGCGGCGTAATAGGCGCTTCTTCTGCAAAAGCGTTAGTCGACAGCGCTATAAGTGGTAAAAAGTTGAATTTCGAAGAAGTCGTTAACTTTTTTGACGATACCACTCAGGCAATCCAATTTAATATGAGCGCCTTGGTCGCCTCATTAGAAAGTCTCGAACAAGGAATAAGCGTGATTGACCGAGACTTAAATTTAGTCGCGTGGAACAAAAGCTACTTAGCGCTCTTTAGTTACCCAGCAAATATGATCCGCGTGGGCCGACCTGTAGAAGATCTTGTTCGATACAATGCTCAGCGTGGTGAGTGCGGTGCGGGCGAAGTAGAAATCTTAGTTCAAAAGCGACTTGAGCACATGCGCAAAGGCACCAGCCATCGCTTTTTGCGGCAGCGCAGTGACGGCAGAACGTTAGAGATGATCGGTACCCCGTTACCTGGGGGCGGATTTGTGACCAGTTTTAACGATGTAACAGAGCACATTGAAACCCAACACGCTCTAAAAGAAGCCAATATCGATTTAGAAAATCGAATACAAAAACGCAGTCAAGAAGTGCAAACCATTAACGCTGAGTTGCGTTTGGAAATACAGCGCCGGGCGGACGCTGAAACCCAATTGGTCAGTGCGCGTAAGGTAGCAGAGCAGGCTAACGCCAGTAAAACGCGCTTTTTGGCGCTTGCCAGTCACGACATTTTGCAGCCGTTAAATGCCGCTAAGTTATATCTTGGTGCGTTAGAAGAAGCTAAGCTAAATGACGATGCAAGGCAAACCGTTGGCAAACTATCCAATAGCATCCAGGCCAGTGAAGCACTCATCGCCACGCTTTTAGATATTGCGCGTATTGATCAAGGTGAGTTAAAGCCGGAATACAAAGCGATTAACGTACGCGATGTGCTGCAACCGCTTATCGCTGAATTTGAACTCATTGCCGAACACAAAGGTTTGCAACTGCGTTCCCGGGTGGCTGATGTATGGGTAAAAACCGATCGTACATATCTTTATCGCATCATGCAGAACTTTGTTTCTAATGCCCTGAAATATACCCAGACTGGAGGCGTATTGGTCTCTGTTCGAACGAAGGGAGAAAATGTAGCGTTCGACGTTTTTGACACGGGCTCTGGCATTGCGCCAGATCAATTAGACAAGATATTCGGCGATTTTTATCGTATATCCGGCCATCAACAACAAGGCGTGGGATTAGGACTTGGCGTTGTACAAAGACTTGCCAGTATTCTGGATGCAAATTTAACGGTCGCTTCGCGTATCAACCATGGAAGCCGTTTCAGCATTCAATTACCCTCCAGTCGGCCGATTGAAACAAACAGCCCAGTGCAAATAAATAAGGTGGGGTTTCATGACCTGAAAGTGCTTTGTGTCGACGATCAAAGTCAGAACCTTGATGCACTGCAATCGTTATTGGCGAAATGGAAAGTGGTTTCTCACTCTGAGCAAACCCCTAGCGCTGCGTTGGCATCTTTAGGGCATTTTGTACCAGATGTGATCTTAATGGATTTTCAGTTGAGCAGCGATATAGACGGGCTACAGCTTATTGAGCAGTTAAGAGAGCGTATCTGTGATATTCATGCCAATAATGTTCCAGCGATCTTGATTACCGCTAATATTGAACTTGAGTTAGTGCAACGCTGTAAAGAGCAAGGTTGTGGCTATTTGTCTAAACCTGTGAAGCCGGCTAAGTTGAGGGCGCTGCTGCAGGCGGCTCAAGCTGAAGTTGTGAGGCAATAA
- a CDS encoding DUF4212 domain-containing protein translates to MAFKNEEDKKAYWRENLALMTKLLVVWFVVSFGFGILLVDLLDQIQVFGFKLGFWFAQQGAIYVFVALIFIYMYKMNQLDKRYGVDEE, encoded by the coding sequence ATGGCATTTAAAAACGAAGAAGATAAAAAAGCATACTGGCGGGAAAATCTCGCTCTTATGACAAAACTACTAGTTGTTTGGTTTGTCGTGTCCTTTGGTTTCGGAATTTTATTAGTGGATTTACTCGACCAAATTCAAGTGTTCGGCTTTAAGTTGGGCTTTTGGTTTGCGCAGCAAGGAGCAATCTACGTATTTGTCGCGTTGATATTTATCTACATGTACAAAATGAATCAACTCGATAAGCGCTACGGCGTCGACGAAGAATAG
- a CDS encoding sodium:solute symporter family protein — MDVQVLTFLIVGASFALYIAIAIWARAGSTQEFYVAGGGVHPIANGMATAADWMSAASFISMAGLISFMGYDGAVYLLGWTGGYVLLALCLAPYLRKFGKFTVPDFIGDRYYSQTARTVAVVCAIFVCFTYVAGQMRGVGVVFSRFLEVDIVTGVVIGMAIVFFYTVLGGMKGITYTQVAQYCVLIFAYLVPAVFISIMVTGHVLPQTGFGASLADGSGVYLLEKLDGLSTQLGFNEYTSGTKGTFDVFCITAALMVGTAGLPHVIVRFFTVPKVRDARKSAGWALLFIAILYTTAPSIAAFARVNMIETINGPTVSEQAPTGTPYSEAPSWITNWEKTGLISWDDKNQDGKMFYSGDERNEMQVDRDIMVMANPEIANLPAWVIALVAAGGIAAALSTSAGLLLVISTSVSHDLLKRNLMPNITDKKELFYARLAAGVAIVIAGYFGVNPPGFVAQVVAFAFGLAASSFFPAIIMGIFMKRMNDKGAISGMLAGIGFTAAYIIYFKFVNPAANVSENWWFGVSPEGIGAIGMLVNFAVALLVFKMTEEAPQEIQQLVEDIRYPKGAGDATAH, encoded by the coding sequence ATGGATGTTCAAGTACTCACATTTTTAATCGTAGGAGCTTCTTTTGCTCTGTACATCGCTATTGCGATTTGGGCTCGCGCTGGGTCAACACAAGAATTCTATGTAGCTGGTGGCGGTGTTCACCCTATAGCAAACGGCATGGCAACAGCCGCTGATTGGATGTCAGCAGCATCGTTCATATCAATGGCTGGGTTGATCTCATTTATGGGCTACGACGGGGCTGTATATCTACTCGGCTGGACTGGCGGATACGTACTATTAGCCCTTTGCTTAGCGCCATATTTACGTAAGTTTGGGAAGTTTACGGTTCCGGATTTCATCGGCGATCGTTACTACTCACAAACCGCGCGTACAGTGGCTGTTGTATGTGCCATATTCGTTTGCTTCACATATGTCGCAGGCCAGATGCGTGGGGTCGGTGTGGTGTTTAGCCGCTTCCTTGAAGTCGACATCGTTACGGGTGTTGTGATTGGTATGGCGATTGTGTTCTTCTATACTGTGCTAGGTGGCATGAAAGGCATTACTTACACTCAAGTCGCGCAGTACTGCGTGCTTATTTTCGCTTACTTAGTACCCGCCGTATTTATCTCCATCATGGTCACGGGGCACGTACTGCCGCAAACCGGCTTTGGTGCGAGTTTAGCCGATGGGTCGGGGGTGTATCTGCTGGAAAAACTAGATGGTCTCTCGACACAACTAGGATTCAACGAGTACACCTCCGGTACCAAGGGCACCTTCGATGTATTTTGCATCACGGCAGCACTCATGGTCGGTACTGCAGGTCTGCCCCATGTAATAGTGCGCTTCTTCACCGTACCTAAAGTACGTGATGCGCGTAAGAGTGCTGGTTGGGCTTTACTGTTTATCGCTATTTTATATACCACAGCCCCTTCTATTGCCGCATTTGCGCGAGTTAATATGATTGAGACCATCAATGGTCCAACCGTCAGCGAGCAAGCGCCCACTGGTACGCCATATAGCGAAGCTCCTAGCTGGATAACTAATTGGGAAAAAACTGGGCTGATTAGCTGGGATGACAAAAACCAAGACGGTAAAATGTTCTACTCAGGTGATGAGCGAAACGAGATGCAAGTAGATCGTGACATTATGGTGATGGCCAACCCTGAAATTGCCAATTTACCGGCATGGGTTATTGCGTTGGTCGCTGCAGGTGGTATTGCTGCCGCATTATCAACCTCCGCCGGGCTGTTATTGGTTATCTCTACATCGGTCTCACACGATTTGCTTAAACGCAACCTAATGCCCAACATAACCGACAAAAAAGAGCTGTTTTATGCGCGCTTGGCTGCGGGCGTAGCGATTGTTATTGCAGGATACTTTGGGGTCAATCCCCCTGGATTTGTCGCGCAGGTGGTCGCATTCGCATTCGGCTTAGCAGCTTCGTCATTCTTCCCTGCCATCATAATGGGAATATTTATGAAGCGTATGAATGACAAAGGGGCGATTTCTGGCATGTTAGCGGGGATTGGCTTTACCGCAGCGTACATTATTTACTTTAAGTTTGTTAACCCTGCGGCGAATGTGTCAGAGAACTGGTGGTTTGGCGTTTCACCTGAAGGAATAGGTGCAATTGGTATGTTGGTGAACTTCGCCGTGGCGTTATTAGTATTCAAAATGACGGAGGAAGCACCACAAGAGATTCAACAGTTAGTAGAAGATATTCGCTATCCTAAAGGTGCTGGAGATGCAACTGCACATTAA
- a CDS encoding FIST signal transduction protein, whose protein sequence is MAVFSDVQFTSNVTVKALADSVAELMLSKPKGIMILCSEEAASWGDDFKQYVGTLDVPIFGGIFPGLILDSRFEPRGILVVGLRNNIRVCVIESVSTCAPVSSNMAYMSQSVNSVMILTDALSRQIDGYLQHVLAFLPEDCSVFGGGAGTLEFKAQPCLFSAAGMHQDAMILVEMSTHWDLSVGHGWEILAGPFLANSTDDNCVLELNFEPAAQLYERVVQEHSKLSFDKHEFFDIAKTFPFGLARLDDEVLIRDPLKLEGSGLVCAGDIPENTMLYIMCGDAEKLIAAASGAVNQALSTLNDTHEVTDCFLFDCVSRQLFLQDKFATELDLIHREIAPPYRTVGALVLGEIELGAGGILSLHNKTAVAALARASKQDVV, encoded by the coding sequence ATGGCAGTTTTCAGTGATGTGCAATTTACCTCAAACGTTACGGTTAAAGCACTAGCCGATAGTGTTGCTGAATTGATGCTGTCAAAGCCGAAGGGGATCATGATCCTGTGCAGCGAAGAAGCGGCTTCTTGGGGAGACGATTTTAAGCAATATGTGGGTACATTAGATGTGCCTATCTTCGGCGGGATATTTCCAGGTCTTATCCTCGACTCGCGCTTTGAGCCCCGCGGTATTTTAGTGGTTGGTTTGCGCAACAATATTCGTGTTTGCGTCATTGAGAGTGTTTCAACTTGTGCTCCAGTGTCGTCAAACATGGCTTATATGTCTCAGTCTGTGAATTCCGTGATGATATTGACTGATGCGCTATCAAGGCAGATTGATGGTTATCTGCAACATGTACTGGCATTTCTACCAGAAGATTGCAGTGTCTTTGGAGGTGGAGCGGGAACGCTTGAATTCAAGGCGCAACCTTGCCTCTTTAGTGCTGCCGGCATGCATCAAGATGCGATGATTTTAGTCGAAATGTCGACTCATTGGGATTTGTCCGTAGGCCATGGTTGGGAAATACTTGCAGGCCCATTTCTGGCTAACAGCACTGATGATAACTGTGTGTTAGAGTTAAATTTTGAGCCTGCTGCGCAGCTATACGAGCGAGTCGTCCAGGAGCATAGTAAGCTGAGTTTCGACAAGCACGAATTTTTTGACATAGCGAAAACGTTCCCTTTCGGGTTGGCTAGGCTAGACGACGAAGTGCTTATTCGTGATCCTCTTAAACTGGAGGGTAGCGGGCTTGTTTGTGCAGGAGATATACCTGAGAACACCATGCTGTACATCATGTGTGGAGATGCTGAAAAATTAATAGCTGCGGCTTCTGGCGCAGTAAATCAAGCGCTTTCTACACTAAATGATACGCATGAAGTAACGGATTGCTTTTTGTTTGATTGCGTTAGTAGGCAGTTGTTTTTGCAAGATAAATTTGCCACAGAACTCGATTTGATTCACCGAGAAATAGCACCGCCGTACCGCACAGTTGGGGCGCTAGTATTAGGCGAGATAGAGCTAGGTGCGGGGGGGATTCTCAGTTTACATAATAAAACGGCTGTTGCTGCCTTAGCTCGAGCGAGCAAGCAGGATGTGGTATGA
- a CDS encoding putative bifunctional diguanylate cyclase/phosphodiesterase produces MSRTLQIISIQHELAMSIGLDLNLDKMLQLFLDRAKKRLSLRSAVVFKEAPRSRNDSDILCYPYNHRPDDTNDWLTEQVYEFSQLNVQSVCRQRGDTYYYLFKIPKFGAISFERKRTPIDDIVLNALMPLFGRLAVSCQACLEHQNLVDEISNRKAVEEQLRLQTYQDVLTGLPNRKMLNINLQSLLTNAQQHGQYGAVFFIDLDRFKLINDTLGHSVGDELLINITSKLKACIRRDDTLARVGGDEFILLLGDIGPTEQSAVGKATKVADKMLSLTRDSIELSRCAVFTSFSIGIALFPSPELNANKSIAEQAKQLIKHADIAMYKIKHTSRNDYLFYRHELQIMATFRSEVEQRLHVALREEAFELYFQPMVNVAGEIVAAEGLLRWHDEKLGWVGPQEFIPVAEECGLIVEIGQWVLRQTCVLISQHLDWFSEGNLRYISINISPRQFSQPHFVAQVLEIIEEFTFPHSYLRLEITEGVAMENITSAIYIMNALIVHELFFMLDDFGSGYSSLSYLHQLPLKSVKIDRSFVSKIDQNTDNQVIVEAIIYISQHFSLECVVEGLETSQEHAYFHEKDVAAIQGFHFYKPLPREAFVNLLESTN; encoded by the coding sequence ATGAGTCGCACCTTACAGATTATTTCTATTCAGCACGAGCTAGCCATGAGTATCGGATTGGATCTCAACCTAGATAAGATGCTTCAGCTATTTCTCGATAGAGCCAAAAAACGTCTGAGTTTACGCAGCGCAGTAGTATTTAAAGAAGCACCGCGCTCAAGAAATGATTCAGACATACTCTGCTACCCCTATAACCATCGCCCAGATGATACAAATGATTGGTTAACCGAGCAGGTGTACGAGTTTAGCCAGCTCAACGTGCAAAGCGTCTGCCGTCAGCGCGGTGATACTTATTATTATCTGTTTAAAATTCCTAAATTTGGTGCAATCAGTTTCGAACGCAAACGGACGCCTATCGATGACATCGTTCTTAACGCGCTAATGCCCCTATTTGGTCGCTTGGCTGTGAGTTGCCAAGCTTGCTTAGAGCATCAAAATTTGGTGGATGAAATTAGTAATCGTAAAGCGGTAGAAGAGCAGCTTAGATTGCAAACTTATCAAGACGTTTTGACTGGCTTACCTAACCGAAAAATGCTCAATATCAACTTACAAAGTTTACTGACGAATGCTCAGCAGCATGGTCAATATGGGGCCGTGTTTTTTATCGACTTAGACCGTTTCAAGTTAATAAACGATACTCTAGGGCATTCTGTTGGTGATGAATTGCTGATTAATATCACAAGCAAATTAAAAGCCTGTATCCGCCGTGATGATACCTTGGCCAGAGTAGGCGGGGATGAGTTCATCTTGCTACTTGGCGACATAGGGCCGACGGAACAGAGTGCAGTTGGTAAGGCTACCAAAGTAGCGGATAAAATGCTTAGCCTCACTCGGGATAGTATTGAGTTATCCCGTTGCGCTGTGTTTACCAGCTTTAGTATCGGCATCGCCCTGTTTCCATCACCTGAGCTCAATGCCAATAAATCAATTGCTGAGCAAGCTAAGCAACTTATAAAACACGCTGATATTGCCATGTACAAAATTAAACACACTAGTCGCAATGATTATTTATTTTACCGTCACGAATTACAAATCATGGCGACTTTTCGCTCTGAGGTAGAGCAGCGTCTACATGTGGCTTTACGTGAAGAAGCATTCGAGTTGTATTTTCAGCCTATGGTTAATGTGGCAGGCGAGATAGTGGCCGCAGAGGGATTGCTGCGCTGGCATGATGAAAAACTAGGCTGGGTTGGGCCTCAGGAATTCATTCCAGTGGCAGAGGAATGCGGTTTGATTGTAGAAATCGGTCAATGGGTCTTGCGCCAGACGTGTGTATTGATTTCGCAGCACCTTGATTGGTTTTCTGAAGGAAATTTGCGCTACATCAGTATCAATATTAGCCCGCGACAGTTTAGTCAACCCCACTTCGTTGCTCAAGTGTTGGAGATAATTGAGGAATTCACGTTCCCCCATTCGTATTTACGCTTGGAAATAACGGAAGGCGTTGCGATGGAAAACATTACTAGCGCTATTTATATTATGAATGCGTTAATTGTGCATGAGCTGTTTTTTATGTTGGACGATTTTGGTAGCGGCTATTCGTCGCTTTCTTATTTACATCAGTTGCCGCTAAAGTCAGTCAAAATAGATCGTAGTTTTGTGTCGAAAATAGATCAAAACACGGATAACCAAGTTATCGTTGAGGCGATTATTTATATCTCTCAGCACTTTTCATTAGAATGTGTTGTAGAGGGCCTAGAAACATCTCAAGAACATGCTTATTTTCATGAAAAGGATGTTGCAGCTATTCAAGGTTTTCATTTCTATAAACCCTTACCAAGGGAAGCGTTTGTCAACTTGCTTGAGTCGACCAATTGA